In the Drosophila virilis strain 15010-1051.87 chromosome 4, Dvir_AGI_RSII-ME, whole genome shotgun sequence genome, agagaacctttcaagtggtgcaggatggagtagcctctcaaaccaaacgcataaaagcgggcgttccacaaggcagcgtcttgggtcccacgctatatagcctgtttacacatgacatgcccacagcaaatgcaagcagacggaatgatcggcaggaccttctggtggccacgtttgctgacgacacggcaatccttgcaaaaaacaaatgtgtgtacgtggcaactgacctcttgcaggaatacctcaagcgatttgaaaactgggcttgtagatggaacatcgcagtgaaccctggaaagtgcgccacggttacccacactctacgcaaggactcatgccccggactttttcttcatggtgagcttctagagcaatatcgtcaacacaagtacctaggtgtcactctcgacagacgacttacatttagtaagcacgtctctgcagtaacgagcaacatcaaatctaagataaggcgaatgagctggctcctcaactccaaaaacaaactctcgctccgaaacaaggtcctaatctacaaggtaatccttgccccagtgtggcgttacgggcttcaagtttacggtatagctgcaaaaacacacctgaacaaaattcgcatcattcaggccaaaaccctgcgcaaaataactggagccgaatggtatattcgcacacgcgacatcgccaaggacctcaaggttccaatggtgggcgacatagtcaacaggcaagcagcgagctactcaacaaagctccacaaccatccaaacatcctggcgaggagcctgctaaggaggcgaagaagaaggcgactgaagaggacctacccaaccgacctaatcgatcgttatgtataggtgacaagcttcgttaattacaccaaaatatgtttctgtaatctgttaacctaattgtataactaattgtaaaaccacaatcatcgctaagctaagtaattatgtcactctgataaaagttgctaacatagagtaacaggataccagatttcttaataaacaaaatataaaaaaaaaaaaaaaaaaaaaaaaaaaaaagtttcaatgTTTCTCGTTTTGCAAATCCGTTGGCCACTTAGAGATAATATGTGTATCCTTTtttgcacacacatttttcttttttcttaaatGCTTAAATTTTCAGCTCGATGGTCTGCATATGCAAAACTCCTTGGCTCTGGGTGAAGTCACGCAATAAGAGTCATTTCGATAGACATTCAAACGTTCTATCAGCTCCTCACGTACTCTCACGATATTAGCGTTCAGATTGGTAAAAACTGTTGCGCGAAACGCACCTTTTGGTCGAGTTGTAAGTCTCAAGCGATACGAATAAAATCCATCATCTGACTTCACCTCGTTACCTTTAGCATCCAAGTACTGCTTGCGATACGCTCTTAACAAATTCCTAAGCTCCAACCGGTAGCACTGCCCGTCATAATTATTCATCCTCAGATATTGTCTAATGCGATATACAACCAACTTGGCCATTGCTTTCACCGCAACGCTCTTTGGCACTCTGGTATGCGGCTCGCAGCTGCAACAATGACTTGGAATTGCGGCATCGTTGCAACTTCGATTGACGGGCAGAATCTCAAATAATGTCTTACATGATGCGCATGGTAGCTGATAGGAAATGCCAGGTTGCACCTGCAGGAGCAGTTTCTTAATGGTCAAATGCAAGTCTACGGTGGAGCTCAACCGACGACGATTCACGTCAAGTGCCTTGCCGACCTTTGGATACTGCTTTCGATACCAGGGAGGTAAATAAATGTGCAGCATAGGCAATCGCTCTTCCAAAAAGCTAGATGACAGCTCCATCAGGGGTCCCTTGTGTTGTCCATGCAAGCTGAACAGAATGACAACTGCTCTTTCGAATAGGCCATGCTCCTTGAACTGCTCAAGGTAAGTCACAAAATCTTTATCCACATTTGCCGCTCCACTAAAATCGTCGTTACTAAAACTTTTCGTCCAGAAGATACCAAAGAAGGGCTTTGGTGTCTCGTGTACAAAACGCTGAACCAGCTGAAGACAATAGTCAAAAACGTACCGGAAACTCTGTTTGCGGCCCAAACAGTAGTCATATTTAAGGCGTCTGAACTTTGTCATGATCTTCTCGAATGCTTTCATTATAGGATTCAGATAATAATCCACTGGCCGTCGAGTAAAATTAAAAGTGGCAATGTCCTCGGCATAGGCTGTCAAGTAACCGGAATTGTGAAAATGATTCCAGAGGAATGCGATTGCGTCCAGGCAGCCCGGCTTTCTTATATTGCAAAATGACAGCCACTGTTGCGATGATCGACCcgttaataaaattatgaaattttggAATATATTATCGCCAATCGTGTTATAGCCAAGCATCTCATACCAGCCCGGCTGACGCACAAAGTGTGCTGTGAGCGGCATTGTCCTCTGGAAGTTCATCTGCGACATGGAATCAATACCCAGCATTATTACGCTAGGAAAGGTCCGACTACGTTCTTTATCGTTCTTCTCGTTGCAATTGAGTGGATACTGGACAAAGGAAAATGCGTCGCGTTGTAGCACTCGTGATCTGTTGCGCAACTCAAAACATTCCACTACAATACCCTGAACGTGACGAGGTACAATCCAATCCCGTTGGGAAAAAATGGATCTCTTGTGCCTAGAAGTGAAATGGTCAGCATAAGTTTTGAAATGAACGAAACTGCTAGCTGGTGCTGTAACAACCTTCAATTGGGACAATTTTATACGCACCAGGAAAGGGAATCATCTGGTCCTCGGATTATCTCATGAAAAACACAGCCATAGTCGGAAATATTTGGAAACAGCTGAACGAACAGAGACTCATTGAATTTTACTATATATTGCTTCTCTTTCAGGTCATATCGTACGGTAAATAAATCGGGCTGATTTGTACATTTCTTAAATTTGGGAGGCTTAAAAATATTCATGACATCCTCGGAAAATGGATCAAGTCGTGGAATTTTACATTTATGGTCGAAAACCCAGAAATAGTTGTTTGACGAAGAAATTTTATCGGGCTTATTGCTAATCGGTGAGTGCACACTAAATAAACTTGAGCGATTTTGAGAGGGTTGTGTACTTTCCTCAACTACAACAACGTTCGCATCACGAtttacaaatatgcaaataaataaaagaacaaCGATGGCAATTATAAGTTTACCATTATTATTCAATAGGCGAAACATTGTTGTAGCTTATGGATTTGTTTTGTGTGAGatttaattgaaagccttctatttaattttaagcaaattttatttatttcataattaGGCACATCATTTGGATATGGTTATGGAAAGTACGCTCCCGTTCGATTGATTCTGCTTAGGTTCCTTGGGGCATATCTGAACATATTTATTCATAGACTATGGAAACTGATCATCTTTTAAGCCCCTTCATTATTTTGTTCATAGTAAGCAATACAAGATGCCTTGGTTGATACCTCGCGTGATGTAATGGATATCTATAAACCAATCATGCAGAAGGTTACGACTGAGATACGACTTGAGCACAATGCACTAGTCTGTAACCTTCAGGATATTTTCACCTCTCATTAATGCATTCCCAATTGATGCTATCTGTATGTGGCTTTGTTATCCTTACCACTTGAATCTTATCATGAGAAACAGGCGAGAAAAATATTAGGTGAACTTAAGTGAAAGCTTTCGTAaattataagtatttattcCATTACATTGTCAGTGTTAGGTTAAGGTAATTTTATTTGAAGTGAGGTGCATTGTCTCGAATTGTcttgaattattaaaattgtgcTATGAATTAATTTACATGTTTTCCTTAGTCCAGCGAAAGGGTTAATTTCAGAATCGCCATGATGGACGCAACTCGGTTTGAAAATTTTGCCGTAGTTCACAATAATGTTGATTtaagtaattaaatttacCCGCTTGATAAATAACCTAGTAGGCTCTCTATCAAACCTTTGAATCAACAAACTTTAACACATCTAACTACGACAATGTATCGCTGCCTGGGTAGCAATAAGGGAAAGGTAGTACTTGCCATCTTTTTACttctatgcatatttatatttgtcaACCGGCATACAAATGATGCAGTGGAACATTCAAGCATAGTTAATAAAAAAGCCCTGACCAAGCCGAAATTGTTAAGCACACTCAATGGACAATTTACGACACGCAGATCAGCTTTTAAAACAGAGAGCAGCTCAAACATGGATTTCAATGTTTTTGATCACAAATGCAAAATACCACGACCTAATCCATTTTCCGAAGACGTTATGAGCATTTTTGAGCCGCCCAAATTTAAGGAATGTGCAGATCAGCCCGATTTATACACAGTTCGATATGATCTGAAGGAGAAGCAATATATCTTACAATACAATGAGTCTCTGTTCGTTGAGCTCGTTCCAAATATTTCCGACTATGGCTGTGCTTCTCACGGGCTACTTCGAGCTCCAGATGATTCCCTTACCTGGTGTGTATTGAATTGTCCCCTTGTTGGGGCATAAGCGAAATCGTTTTCAATTTAAGA is a window encoding:
- the LOC6627391 gene encoding uncharacterized protein — encoded protein: MFRLLNNNGKLIIAIVVLLFICIFVNRDANVVVVEESTQPSQNRSSLFSVHSPISNKPDKISSSNNYFWVFDHKCKIPRLDPFSEDVMNIFKPPKFKKCTNQPDLFTVRYDLKEKQYIVKFNESLFVQLFPNISDYGCVFHEIIRGPDDSLSWHKRSIFSQRDWIVPRHVQGIVVECFELRNRSRVLQRDAFSFVQYPLNCNEKNDKERSRTFPSVIMLGIDSMSQMNFQRTMPLTAHFVRQPGWYEMLGYNTIGDNIFQNFIILLTGRSSQQWLSFCNIRKPGCLDAIAFLWNHFHNSGYLTAYAEDIATFNFTRRPVDYYLNPIMKAFEKIMTKFRRLKYDYCLGRKQSFRYVFDYCLQLVQRFVHETPKPFFGIFWTKSFSNDDFSGAANVDKDFVTYLEQFKEHGLFERAVVILFSLHGQHKGPLMELSSSFLEERLPMLHIYLPPWYRKQYPKVGKALDVNRRRLSSTVDLHLTIKKLLLQVQPGISYQLPCASCKTLFEILPVNRSCNDAAIPSHCCSCEPHTRVPKSVAVKAMAKLVVYRIRQYLRMNNYDGQCYRLELRNLLRAYRKQYLDAKGNEVKSDDGFYSYRLRLTTRPKGAFRATVFTNLNANIVRVREELIERLNVYRNDSYCVTSPRAKEFCICRPSS